One window of the Rosa rugosa chromosome 3, drRosRugo1.1, whole genome shotgun sequence genome contains the following:
- the LOC133740889 gene encoding protein TIC 62, chloroplastic → MSLQFFNTGTSHLNSTAMEACSLQSPTVTTIPSSLSHNGFKEQPFLRAQVLKISNSKRHPHVRKLGFLHIKAQASGTTNSSSEIVEEVTGRVGVKDENVVFVAGATGKVGSRAVRELLKLGFQVRAGVRSAQRAATLVESVKQMKLDVESASQGSQPVEKLEIVECDLEKQDQIGPALGTASVVLCCIGASEKEIFDITGPYRIDYLATKNLIDAATVAKVNHFILLTSLGTNKVGFPAAILNLFWGVLIWKRKAEEALIASGLPYTIVRPGGMERPTDAYKETHNITLSTEDTLFGGQVSNLQVAELMACIAKNPGLSYFKVVEVVAETTVPLTPLEELLAKIPSQRADIYSPKEFGGSAAAAASDPEPSKIATSEKPSTPIEKEPAKEEVLVKQPSSPYIAYEDLKPPTSPTPTPSGPKQIPPDASASVEVTSTPVEVASQPIGGNDVIEAITISVSEKVSPQKSTHSHSPYHVYEDFKPPSSPSPTPAGPKKIPLDSSAPVEASSTSVEVVSQSSGGNDVISVPSQNPTHSHSPFHAYDNFKPPSSPSPSPPTTSLLSTPAADNGSQPGALSVNSTVKIPTENMQSDTDQHTEPKPKPQSPFTMYEDLKPPASPIPSPKKF, encoded by the exons ATGTCTCTCCAGTTTTTCAACACTGGGACTTCGCACTTGAATTCCACTGCAATGGAAGCTTGCTCCTTGCAGTCACCAACTGTAACCACCATACCCTCCTCTTTATCCCATAATGGGTTTAAAGAACAGCCTTTTCTACGTGCTCAGGTCCTCAAGATTTCCAATTCAAAGAGGCACCCACATGTCAGGAAGCTAGGATTTCTTCATATCAAAGCTCAAGCCTCAG GCACAACGAATTCCAGCTCAGAGATAGTTGAGGAGGTTACGGGAAGAGTAGGTGTGAAAGATGAGAATGTGGTATTTGTCGCTGGTGCTACTGGTAAAGTTGGTTCACGAGCAGTAAG GGAGCTTTTGAAACTTGGGTTTCAAGTCAGAGCTGGCGTAAGGAGTGCTCAGAGAGCAGCCACCCTTGTAGAA AGTGTTAAGCAAATGAAGCTTGATGTTGAAAGTGCAAGCCAAGGAAGCCAAC CTGTAGAAAAGCTTGAAATTGTGGAGTGCGACTTAGAGAAACAAGATCAGATTGGACCAGCATTGGGAACCGCATCAGTAGTCTTGTGCTGTATTGGTGCAAGCGAGAAGGAGATTTTTGATATTACTGGACCATATCGGATTGACTATCTGGCTACAAAAAATCTTATTGACGCAG CAACTGTTGCAAAAGTTAACCACTTCATATTGCTCACATCTCTGGGAACAAACAAAGTTGGATTTCCCGCTGCTATTCTGAA TTTATTTTGGGGCGTCCTGATTTGGAAAAGAAAGGCTGAAGAGGCACTGATAGCCAGTGGACTTCCCTACACT ATAGTGAGACCCGGTGGAATGGAACGGCCCACTGATGCTTACAAGGAAACTCATAATATTACTCTCTCAACGGAGGATACTTTATTCGGTGGTCAAGTGTCGAACCTGCAG GTAGCAGAGCTCATGGCATGCATTGCCAAAAATCCTGGCCTTTCTTACTTCAAAGTTGTTGAAGTAGTTGCAGAAACAACTGTTCCATTGACTCCTCTGGAGGAACTTCTGGCAAAGATACCATCTCAACGCGCTGACATATACTCACCAAAG GAATTTGGTGGtagtgctgctgctgctgcttctgaTCCAGAACCTTCTAAGATTGCCACATCTGAGAAACCAAGCACTCCCATTGAGAAAGAACCGGCAAAAGAAGAAGTGCTGGTAAAACAGCCATCATCTCCTTATATTGC CTATGAAGATTTAAAGCCACCAACATCTCCTACTCCAACACCAAGTGGTCCCAAACAAATTCCTCCAGATGCCTCTGCATCGGTAGAAGTTACCTCAACACCAGTAGAAGTTGCATCACAACCAATTGGAGGTAATGATGTGATAGAGGCTATCACAATCAGTGTTTCTGAAAAGGTTTCTCCTCAGAAATCAACTCATAGCCATTCACCCTACCATGT TTATGAGGATTTCAAGCCACCTAGTTCTCCAAGCCCAACGCCTGCTGGTCCCAAAAAAATTCCTCTGGATTCCTCAGCACCAGTAGAAGCTTCCTCAACATCGGTAGAAGTTGTATCACAATCAAGTGGAGGCAATGATGTTATTTCTGTTCCTTCCCAGAATCCCACTCATAGCCATTCACCCTTTCATGC ATATGACAACTTTAAGCCcccttcatcaccatctcctaGTCCTCCAACCACATCACTCCTTTCAACACCCGCTGCAGATAATGGATCTCAACCGGGTGCCTTGTCGGTCAACAGCACAGTGAAAATTCCAACAGAAAATATGCAAAGTGACACAGACCAACATACCGAACCAAAGCCAAAACCACAATCGCCTTTCACTAT GTATGAGGACTTAAAGCCTCCAGCATCGCCAATACCATCCCCAAAGAAATTCTAG
- the LOC133738305 gene encoding uncharacterized protein LOC133738305: protein MLDIWSWICELPNLSQWTESDSSLVFELASSGPSHGDSSTRSIQLRAERSSGSNIGTLVTFSVCLHGFQNLSKKTLWVSDTCSLSSDKPFLPLLLQLLQETISRSPTAHDSTCPRSQLKALKPDPVSWVMDSHSPESFSTFFDLVFITRLFWLCACDAPSEVGSLYFKSLLAPNLEGLMSKHAPALRTFLITVGVDAELCFMRTLGYMLAKWCMLRQVGVGLQTLTALTAPSQQNLGFSYANEACGFWVLKGYAPVLGMRTTRSVNVQTTQFPIMETTKDSVLKYALAHQQLEAVLQVEYSVGFYDGYIQVTARVDNLRFHVASLGFNKNHDVDYAEERYFPSRIRVWVGPEVGANYVHGLSLGRSTDNGEKEVKMQKIMKSSFGKSRNSRVKATMRMSTRTRKKNWRWDQDAEGNAAVFDAVLCDNVTGHEVATSNPSIGGRSENNNGLRRRYEGANRAFTKTGSLVLGGDEYGDGVGWRLSREMEGSVLKWRIGGKVWLSYWPNEVDTSYCETRCVEWCDEVDLPLILGKISI, encoded by the coding sequence ATGCTTGATATTTGGTCATGGATTTGCGAGCTACCCAACTTGTCCCAATGGACCGAGTCGGACTCCTCACTCGTTTTCGAGCTCGCTAGCTCGGGACCGAGTCACGGCGACTCCTCAACTCGGTCCATCCAACTCAGGGCTGAGAGAAGTTCAGGCTCCAACATTGGCACTCTCGTCACCTTCTCGGTTTGCTTGCATGGCTTTCAGAACCTGTCCAAGAAAACCCTCTGGGTTTCTGACACGTGTTCTTTGTCTTCAGACAAGCCGTTCCTCCCTCTGTTACTCCAGCTTCTCCAGGAGACCATATCCCGTTCGCCGACAGCGCACGATAGTACATGCCCGCGTTCACAGCTAAAAGCCCTCAAACCCGACCCGGTTTCGTGGGTCATGGACTCCCACTCTCCCGAGTCTTTCTCCACCTTCTTCGACCTGGTTTTCATTACGCGCCTCTTCTGGCTCTGCGCTTGTGACGCGCCGAGTGAAGTCGGTTCTCTCTACTTCAAGtccttgctggctcccaacctTGAAGGTTTGATGTCCAAGCACGCGCCGGCTCTTCGAACGTTCTTGATCACAGTCGGAGTGGACGCGGAGCTGTGCTTCATGCGCACCCTCGGCTACATGTTAGCAAAATGGTGCATGTTAAGGCAGGTGGGCGTAGGTTTACAGACGCTAACAGCTTTGACGGCGCCGTCTCAGCAGAATCTAGGATTCTCTTACGCGAACGAGGCTTGCGGGTTTTGGGTGCTGAAGGGCTACGCGCCGGTGCTTGGGATGAGAACCACGCGCTCAGTCAACGTTCAGACGACTCAGTTTCCGATTATGGAAACAACCAAGGACTCGGTGCTGAAGTACGCACTGGCTCACCAGCAGCTCGAGGCAGTTCTTCAGGTGGAATATTCAGTTGGATTCTACGACGGGTATATTCAGGTGACTGCACGTGTCGACAACCTGCGCTTCCACGTGGCGAGTCTTGGATTCAACAAAAACCATGACGTGGACTACGCCGAGGAGAGGTATTTCCCGTCGAGAATCCGGGTTTGGGTTGGTCCTGAAGTTGGGGCGAACTACGTGCATGGGTTGAGTTTGGGTCGATCTACAGATAACGGGGAGAAAGAAGTGAAAATGCAAAAGATTATGAAGAGTAGTTTCGGCAAGTCAAGGAATTCAAGAGTGAAAGCTACGATGAGAATGTCGACGAGGACGAGGAAGAAGAACTGGAGGTGGGATCAGGATGCGGAGGGAAATGCTGCTGTGTTTGATGCAGTGTTATGTGATAACGTGACGGGTCATGAAGTGGCCACGAGCAATCCGTCTATTGGTGGCAGAAGCGAGAACAATAACGGTTTACGGAGACGATATGAAGGTGCGAATAGGGCGTTTACGAAAACGGGGAGTTTGGTGTTGGGTGGAGATGAGTATGGGGATGGAGTTGGATGGAGATTGAGTAGGGAGATGGAAGGGAGTGTGTTGAAGTGGAGAATAGGAGGGAAGGTTTGGTTGAGTTATTGGCCTAATGAGGTCGATACTAGTTATTGTGAGACAAGGTGTGTGGAGTGGTGTGATGAGGTTGATTTGCCTTTGATTCTTGGAAAAATCAGCATATGA